The following are encoded together in the Corticium candelabrum chromosome 1, ooCorCand1.1, whole genome shotgun sequence genome:
- the LOC134181750 gene encoding eukaryotic translation initiation factor 4 gamma 2-like isoform X2, with protein MAAFAKKDGLTPEEEEDQRLSKRKMLGNIQFIGELGKCGMLHESVLHKCVQQWKPRPAAKDQKPELLQDVRSVKDMKDQTQPYSFSVPGLSQPKANVQSGRKSTSRHQRKQRPGGTGSCGDSPSQQREISPKTYSFQLQQSKTSIDTSQHQHSDTRLGIRWNEHLHPSVQWSAAQMPFSTYPYGHGAPGVMSQSMSNQQPGVVNAMLQRQAAVVIQEKSKSNKNVNKKVSKQEFTKMLDIVCDKCSNGSDNNELIQLVKSSHSHSYMDILVSRLLTASLDCEATMTAELLVLNLLKEGLLSEEKFIEGCEGTVEAILATSSKDKINDGQLLVTVAAKSIAKGNVGLKSVATLFKDGRLHPQFLSVLMKLKEVHGEKWLQQQFDDVKLKMYQVFPDSLHSDHDMLQELEDRGLAFLCPMVTVKCKLLDVMTTEGSETVLTWILCHVNEFIQRTPAFVEVLGACVWKVVTGEAGKLVDDDDEQKKAVVRTEKSQIEKWKPLLVKFTQQDTKLQVALLLSLQVFCHNLGFPRGLLLRTFMNLYDLDIVEEEAYLKWKDDVCDDYPGKGKSLFQVNSWLHWLETAAEESSSDGDDG; from the exons ATGGCAG CATTTGCTAAGAAAGATGGACTTACACCCGAAGAGGAAGAGGATCAACGTCTTTCAAAGCGCAAGATGCTGGGAAATATTCAGTTTATTGGCGAACTGGGCAAGTGTGGCATGCTTCATGAATCAGTGTTACACAAATGCGTCCAGCAG TGGAAACCTCGGCCAGCAGCAAAGGATCAAAAACCCGAGTTACTCCAGGATGTCAGATCAGTGAAAGATATGAAAGATCAGACTCAACCTTATTCTTTTTCAGTTCCTGGTTTATCACAGCCAAAGGCAAACGTTCAGAGTGGTAGGAAGTCTACATCCAGACATCAACGCAAACAGCGACCTGGAGGCACTGGCAGCTGTGGAGATAGTCCATCCCAGCAGCGGGAAATATCACCAAAGACATATTCATTTCAACTGCAGCAGAGCAAGACATCCATTGATACAAGCCAACATCAGCATTCTGACACAAGACTTGGTATTCGATGGAATGAACACTTACATCCAAGCGTTCAATGGTCAG CTGCTCAGATGCCATTCTCTACGTACCCTTATGGGCACGGGGCTCCCGGTGTGATGTCTCAGTCAATGTCAAATCAGCAACCT GGTGTGGTTAATGCCATGCTTCAGCGGCAGGCAGCTGTGGTTATCCAAGAAAAATCAAAGTCAAACAAGAACGTCAACAAGAAAGTATCGAAGCAGGAGTTTACTAAGATGCTG GACATTGTCTGTGATAAGTGTAGTAATGGAAGTGACAACAATGAACTCATTCAGTTGGTCAAGTCTTCACACTCTCACAG TTATATGGATATTCTGGTGTCAAGACTACTTACTGCGTCTCTTGATTGTGAAG CTACGATGACTGCAGAGTTGTTGGTGTTGAACTTGCTTAAAGAAGGACTCCTTAGTGAGGAGAAATTCATTGAG GGATGTGAGGGAACTGTTGAGGCTATATTGGCTACTAGCAGTAAAGACAAGATCAATGATGGCCAGCTTCTTGTCACTGTTGCAGCAAAATCAATTGCAAAG GGTAATGTTGGTCTAAAGTCTGTGGCAACATTGTTTAAAGATGGTCGTCTTCATCCTCAGTTCTTATCAGTTCTTATGAAATTGAAAGAAGTTCATGGTGAGAAGTGGTTGCAGCAGCAGTTTGATGATGTCAAGCTCAAAATGTATCAAGTGTTTCCAG ACAGTCTTCATAGTGATCATGACATGCTGCAGGAATTGGAAGACAGG GGTCTCGCTTTTCTCTGTCCAATGGTGACAGTAAAGTGTAAACTGCTTGATGTGATGACAACAGAAGGATCAGAGACAGTATTGACATGGATTTTG TGTCACGTCAATGAATTCATTCAGAGAACACCTGCTTTTGTTGAAGTTTTGGGAGCTTG TGTTTGGAAAGTGGTTACGGGTGAGGCTGGCAAGttagttgatgatgatgatgagcaGAAGAAAGCTGTTGTGCGGACAGAGAAGTCTCAGATAGAGAAATGGAAG CCGTTATTGGTGAAATTCACGCAACAAGACACGAAACTGCAG GTTGCTTTGCTTCTCAGTCTTCAAGTTTTTTGTCACAACCTTGGCTTTCCAAGAG GGCTGTTGTTACGAACATTCATGAATTTGTATGATTTGGACATTGTTGAAGAAGAAGCATATCTGAAGTGGAAAGACGACGTCTGTGATGATTACCCAGGGAAAGGGAAATCTCTTTTCCAG GTAAATAGTTGGCTGCACTGGTTGGAGACAGCAGCTGAAGAGAGCAGTTCAGATGGTGATGATGGTTGA
- the LOC134194229 gene encoding large ribosomal subunit protein mL49-like, giving the protein MAHRGLAARCRLFLGALPSLRWQCDFLIERNLATNSLRSSGFEPCIEEQKDLGFFVHRSKNNNLPVYTEFRTGRRRKFTIIRKVEGDLHILANEVRRILPDNTVVQVNETSSSVVIEGLYWKQIMQLLASQGF; this is encoded by the exons ATGGCTCACCGTGGGCTAGCTGCAAGATGTCGGTTGTTTCTGGGCGCTCTGCCATCTCTTAGATGGCAATGCGATTTTCTCATTGAGAGAAATCTAGCTACAAATTCTCTCCGATCAAGTGGCTTTGAACCTTGCA TTGAAGAGCAGAAAGATCTGGGTTTCTTTGTGCACCGGTCAAAGAACAACAATCTACCCGTTTACACAGAATTTCGTACTGGGAGAAGGCGAAAATTTACCATTATCAGGAAGGTTGAAGGGGACCTGCAC ATACTTGCAAATGAAGTTAGACGAATTCTACCAGACAACACTGTAGTTCAAGTAAATGAGACATCATCATCGGTTGTTATTGAAGGACTTTACTGGAAACAAATAATGCAGTTGCTAGCAAGTCAAGGATTCTGA
- the LOC134181750 gene encoding eukaryotic translation initiation factor 4 gamma 2-like isoform X1 gives MAAFAKKDGLTPEEEEDQRLSKRKMLGNIQFIGELGKCGMLHESVLHKCVQQLLEKKRRETVADMSEDVECLCSLIKTCGPCLDSPKAKGLMNQYFERMKAISASSDLPKRMCFMLEEIVQLRARKWKPRPAAKDQKPELLQDVRSVKDMKDQTQPYSFSVPGLSQPKANVQSGRKSTSRHQRKQRPGGTGSCGDSPSQQREISPKTYSFQLQQSKTSIDTSQHQHSDTRLGIRWNEHLHPSVQWSAAQMPFSTYPYGHGAPGVMSQSMSNQQPGVVNAMLQRQAAVVIQEKSKSNKNVNKKVSKQEFTKMLDIVCDKCSNGSDNNELIQLVKSSHSHSYMDILVSRLLTASLDCEATMTAELLVLNLLKEGLLSEEKFIEGCEGTVEAILATSSKDKINDGQLLVTVAAKSIAKGNVGLKSVATLFKDGRLHPQFLSVLMKLKEVHGEKWLQQQFDDVKLKMYQVFPDSLHSDHDMLQELEDRGLAFLCPMVTVKCKLLDVMTTEGSETVLTWILCHVNEFIQRTPAFVEVLGACVWKVVTGEAGKLVDDDDEQKKAVVRTEKSQIEKWKPLLVKFTQQDTKLQVALLLSLQVFCHNLGFPRGLLLRTFMNLYDLDIVEEEAYLKWKDDVCDDYPGKGKSLFQVNSWLHWLETAAEESSSDGDDG, from the exons ATGGCAG CATTTGCTAAGAAAGATGGACTTACACCCGAAGAGGAAGAGGATCAACGTCTTTCAAAGCGCAAGATGCTGGGAAATATTCAGTTTATTGGCGAACTGGGCAAGTGTGGCATGCTTCATGAATCAGTGTTACACAAATGCGTCCAGCAG TTGTTGGAAAAGAAACGCCGTGAAACAGTGGCTGATATGTCCGAAGATGTGGAGTGTCTTTGTTCACTGATAAAAACGTGTGGTCCATGTTTAGACTCTCCAAAAGCTAAG GGCTTGATGAATCAGTACTTCGAGCGAATGAAGGCAATTAGTGCTAGCTCTGACTTGCCCAAACGAATGTGCTTCATGTTAGAAGAGATTGTCCAGCTTAGAGCAAGGAAG TGGAAACCTCGGCCAGCAGCAAAGGATCAAAAACCCGAGTTACTCCAGGATGTCAGATCAGTGAAAGATATGAAAGATCAGACTCAACCTTATTCTTTTTCAGTTCCTGGTTTATCACAGCCAAAGGCAAACGTTCAGAGTGGTAGGAAGTCTACATCCAGACATCAACGCAAACAGCGACCTGGAGGCACTGGCAGCTGTGGAGATAGTCCATCCCAGCAGCGGGAAATATCACCAAAGACATATTCATTTCAACTGCAGCAGAGCAAGACATCCATTGATACAAGCCAACATCAGCATTCTGACACAAGACTTGGTATTCGATGGAATGAACACTTACATCCAAGCGTTCAATGGTCAG CTGCTCAGATGCCATTCTCTACGTACCCTTATGGGCACGGGGCTCCCGGTGTGATGTCTCAGTCAATGTCAAATCAGCAACCT GGTGTGGTTAATGCCATGCTTCAGCGGCAGGCAGCTGTGGTTATCCAAGAAAAATCAAAGTCAAACAAGAACGTCAACAAGAAAGTATCGAAGCAGGAGTTTACTAAGATGCTG GACATTGTCTGTGATAAGTGTAGTAATGGAAGTGACAACAATGAACTCATTCAGTTGGTCAAGTCTTCACACTCTCACAG TTATATGGATATTCTGGTGTCAAGACTACTTACTGCGTCTCTTGATTGTGAAG CTACGATGACTGCAGAGTTGTTGGTGTTGAACTTGCTTAAAGAAGGACTCCTTAGTGAGGAGAAATTCATTGAG GGATGTGAGGGAACTGTTGAGGCTATATTGGCTACTAGCAGTAAAGACAAGATCAATGATGGCCAGCTTCTTGTCACTGTTGCAGCAAAATCAATTGCAAAG GGTAATGTTGGTCTAAAGTCTGTGGCAACATTGTTTAAAGATGGTCGTCTTCATCCTCAGTTCTTATCAGTTCTTATGAAATTGAAAGAAGTTCATGGTGAGAAGTGGTTGCAGCAGCAGTTTGATGATGTCAAGCTCAAAATGTATCAAGTGTTTCCAG ACAGTCTTCATAGTGATCATGACATGCTGCAGGAATTGGAAGACAGG GGTCTCGCTTTTCTCTGTCCAATGGTGACAGTAAAGTGTAAACTGCTTGATGTGATGACAACAGAAGGATCAGAGACAGTATTGACATGGATTTTG TGTCACGTCAATGAATTCATTCAGAGAACACCTGCTTTTGTTGAAGTTTTGGGAGCTTG TGTTTGGAAAGTGGTTACGGGTGAGGCTGGCAAGttagttgatgatgatgatgagcaGAAGAAAGCTGTTGTGCGGACAGAGAAGTCTCAGATAGAGAAATGGAAG CCGTTATTGGTGAAATTCACGCAACAAGACACGAAACTGCAG GTTGCTTTGCTTCTCAGTCTTCAAGTTTTTTGTCACAACCTTGGCTTTCCAAGAG GGCTGTTGTTACGAACATTCATGAATTTGTATGATTTGGACATTGTTGAAGAAGAAGCATATCTGAAGTGGAAAGACGACGTCTGTGATGATTACCCAGGGAAAGGGAAATCTCTTTTCCAG GTAAATAGTTGGCTGCACTGGTTGGAGACAGCAGCTGAAGAGAGCAGTTCAGATGGTGATGATGGTTGA
- the LOC134194138 gene encoding uncharacterized protein LOC134194138: protein MPDFPSGSILVVGDGDLSYSTALAAAIQDNAGINLDVYLTATTLDSLEIVKKRYKRAEENIRNLSLMRNTFVYFGVDARFLETFRFEKATKFDFIVFNFPHPGGKNCMATNRKLLSDFFWSAGKVLSDDGEIWVTLCDGQGGTPADRKKREWQNSWQVVAMATRANMILTRVLEFDSQNYIGYRSTGHRGFDRGFANSGALTHVFIRAHETVEGHMARWLSILSLTESIELDCPWHQDDVLWSYIDSTFLKTYSVIPCDLMLVLRANHPVAILYERLRRRLMIRHSMDTITGDWIDGQKYWSVSLKSCVVHRECVVGTGIENQPVVFAIHGAFCVQKAESETTEKLRLVLSDAIGLLGDIYQTYWISDCVDSHLIWRLLLIKESTSYEICALRNQHCFSGKDGTDSFSFSVSLSCLAVVLFDIADARLLWSSDSRFFKQFEVCSNCMDCRPFVARPVSIYSCSYQHDVGFWTMVAINDLQLSRVIRSVTGDVVTSVTLINAFRKDNKTGLCYRIVYQSNDKAISRVEVDKLQTDVREVIVNCSNPFPLFNSTKAVKIASAGVSSSSHRAERAAATAAALVGTSAALSQLPATSQGRGSVKQRWIPPSALITSNAERAELVFRRVRGILNKLTPEKFDRLTSALLGVGLDSKHLLKGVIILIFEKAVDEHKFGALYAQLCVRIDEDGPNFEEPGSATSVSVF from the exons ATGCCTGACTTCCCTAGTGGATCTATTTTAGTCGTTGGAGATGGAGATCTGTCGTATTCAACGGCTCTTGCAGCTGCCATTCAAGACAACGCTGGGATCAACCTCGATGTCTATCTTACAGCTACTACGTTGGATTCATTAGAAATCGTCAAGAAACGCTACAAACGAGCAGAAGAAAATATTAGAAATTTGTCATTAATGCGTAACACTTTCGTCTATTTTGGAGTAGATGCTCGATTTCTTGAAACGTTCAGATTTGAGAAAGCTacaaaatttgattttattgTATTCAATTTTCCTCATCCAGGAGGGAAAAACTGTATGGCAACCAACAGGAAATTACTCTCAGATTTCTTTTGGAGTGCTGGGAAGGTTTTGTCTGATGATGGCGAAATTTGGGTGACATTGTGTGATGGGCAAGGAGGGACACCAGCTGATAGGAAGAAACGAGAGTGGCAAAATAGCTGGCAAGTGGTGGCGATGGCAACCAGAGCGAATATGATCCTCACTCGAGTTTTAGAGTTTGATTCTCAAAATTACATTGGGTATAGAAGTACGGGACATCGAGGTTTCGATCGCGGATTTGCAAATTCGGGTGCCCTCACTCATGTGTTTATTAGAGCTCATGAGACAGTTGAAGGTCACATGGCTCGGTGGCTATCTATTTTATCACTCACCGAGAGTATTGAGCTAGACTGTCCATGGCATCAAGACGATGTACTATGGTCATATATTGATTCTACATTTTTGAAGACATATAGTGTTATTCCCTGTGATTTAATGCTTGTGTTACGAGCCAACCATCCAGTTGCCATTCTTTATGAAAGATTAAGACGTCGGCTAATGATCAGGCACAGTATGGATACTATTACTGGTGATTGGATTGACGGTCAAAAGTACTGGTCTGTATCACTGAAGTCGTGTGTTGTTCACAGAGAATGTGTGGTTGGAACTGGAATTGAAAATCAACCTGTCGTGTTTGCCATTCATGGAGCATTTTGTGTTCAAAAAGCTGAGTctgaaacaacagaaaagCTACGCCTAGTGCTGAGTGATGCAATTGGACTCCTAGGTGACATTTACCAGACATATTGGATTTCTGACTGTGTGGACAGCCATCTTATTTGGAGACTTCTATTGATTAAAGAATCAACAAGTTACGAGATTTGTGCACTACGCAATCAACACTGTTTCTCAGGCAAAGATGGGACAGACTCGTTTTCATTCTCTGTATCTCTAAGCTGTCtagctgttgtgttgtttgacaTCGCAGATGCTAGATTGCTTTGGTCTTCTGATTCCCGGTTTTTCAAGCAATTTGAAGTCTGTTCAAACTGCATGGATTGCAGACCGTTTGTTGCTCGTCCAGTCAGCATCTACTCGTGTTCGTATCAACATGATGTTGGGTTTTGGACGATGGTGGCAATAAATGATCTCCAGCTAAGCAGAGTTATTCGTTCAGTTACTGGAGACGTAGTTACATCGGTTACACTAATTAACGCTTTTCGAAAAGATAACAAGACTGGACTGTGCTATCGGATAGTTTATCAATCAAATGACAAAGCGATTTCACGTGTTGAAGTAGACAAATTACAAACTGATGTCAGAGAAGTTATTGTCA ACTGTTCCAATCCCTTCCCATTGTTTAACTCTACGAAGGCAGTCAAAATAGCATCAGCAGGCGTTTCTTCGAGTAGTCATCGTGCGGAGAGAGCCGCTGCAACAGCAGCTGCCTTGGTTGGGACGTCGGCGGCGCTGTCACAACTACCAGCGACATCACAAGGAAGAGGCAGCGTCAAACAGCGATGGATTCCACCCAGTGCACTGATCACTAGTAACGCAGAACGTGCAGAATTGGTCTTCAGACGTGTGCGCGG AATTTTGAACAAACTGACACCAGAGAAGTTTGACAGACTCACCTCTGCACTACTAGGAGTTGGACTTGACAGCAAGCACTTGTTGAAGGGGGTTATCATATTGATTTTTGAGAAGGCAGTCGACGAACACAAGTTTGGGGCTCTATATGCTCAGCTGTGTGTTAGAATCGATGAAGATGGTCCTAATTTTGAAGAGCCTGGAAGTGCTActtctgtcagtgttttttgA